Proteins found in one Melospiza georgiana isolate bMelGeo1 chromosome 1, bMelGeo1.pri, whole genome shotgun sequence genomic segment:
- the TOP1MT gene encoding DNA topoisomerase I, mitochondrial has product MLDHEYTTKEIFQNNFFHDWRKEMTSEEQEIIKDLDKCDFGEIHKYFVDKNEARKALPKEEKQKLKEEADKIQEEYGYCILDGHREKIGNFKTEPPGLFRGRGEHPKMGMLKKRIMPEDVIINCSKDSKIPEPPEGHKWKEVRFDNTVTWLASWTENIQNTLKYIMLNPSSKLKGEKDWQKYEVARRLKDVVHTIRAQYRKDWKSKEIKKRQRAVALYFIDKLALRAGNEKEEGETADTVGCCSLRVEHIQLHPQLDGQEHVVEFDFLGKDSIRYYNKVSVEKPVFKNLQLFMKNKDPSDDLFEHLNTTFLNKHLQDLMDGLTAKVFRTYNASITLQEQLKALTNPEDNVAGKLLSYNRANRAVAILCNHQRSIPKTFARSMQVLQEKIDAKKKQVEEAQEEVKKAEDEFKDTKEAKAEVNVEKKKKLLKRLEEQLARMNIQATDKEENKQIALGTSKLNYLDPRITVAWCKKFGIPIEKVYNKTQREKFAWAIDMAGEDFEF; this is encoded by the exons GAAATGACCTCAGAGGAGCAAGAGATAATCAAAGACCTGGACAAATGTGACTTTGGGGAGATCCACAAATATTTTGTGGACAAAAATGAGGCTCGTAAAGCACTTCCCAAGGAGGAGAAGCAG AAGCTGAAGGAGGAGGCGGATAAGATCCAGGAGGAATACGGGTACTGCATCCTGGATGGGCACCGGGAGAAGATTGGCAACTTCAAAACTGAACCTCCAGGGCTCTTCCGTGGCCGTGGGGAACACCCCAAAATGGGGATGCTGAAGAAGAGGATCATGCCTGAAGATGTCATCATCAACTGCAGCAA GGATTCCAAGATTCCCGAGCCCCCAGAAGGCCACAAGTGGAAGGAGGTGCGCTTTGACAACACAGTCACCTGGCTGGCCTCGTGGACGGAGAACATACAGAACACCTTGAAGTACATCATGCTGAATCCCAGCTCCAAGCTGAAG GGGGAGAAAGACTGGCAGAAATATGAGGTCGCTCGGCGCCTGAAGGATGTTGTCCACACAATCCGGGCTCAGTACAGGAAAGACTGGAAATCCAAAGAGATAAAGAAGAGGCAAAGAGCAGTGGCCCTCTACTTCATTGATAAG CTGGCCCTGCGAGCTGGGAatgagaaggaggaaggggagacTGCGGACACGGtcggctgctgctccctgcgcGTGGAGCACATCCAGCTGCACCCCCAGCTGGATGGGCAGGAGCACGTGGTGGAGTTTGACTTCCTCGGGAAAGACTCCATCCGTTACTACAACAAAGTGTCCGTGGAGAAGCCG GTGTTCAAGAACCTGCAGCTGTTCATGAAGAACAAGGACCCCAGTGATGACCTCTTTGAGCACCTCAAT acAACCTTCCTGAACAAACACCTCCAGGACCTCATGGATGGTTTGACGGCCAAAGTCTTCAGGACCTACAACGCTTCCATcaccctgcaggagcagctcaagGCCCTCACCAACC CTGAAGACAATGTTGCAGGAAAGCTCCTGTCCTACAACCGAGCCAACAGGGCCGTGGCCATCCTGTGCAACCATCAGAGGTCTATACCAAAAACCTTTGCCAGGTCCATGCAAGTCCTCCAGGAAAAG ATCGACGCCAAGAAGAAACAAGTGGAGGAAGCCCAGGAAGAAGTGAAAAAAGCTGAAGATGAGTTTAAGGACACAAAAGAAGCCAAAGCAGAAGT GAACgtggagaagaagaagaagctgttgaagaggctggaggagcaaCTGGCCAGGATGAACATCCAGGCCACAGACAAGGAGGAGAACAAGCAGATAGCTCTGGGCACATCCAAGCTGAATTATCTGGATCCCAGGATTACTGTGGCTTG GTGCAAGAAGTTTGGGATTCCCATCGAGAAAGTCTACAACAAGACCCAGAGGGAGAAGTTTGCCTGGGCCATCGACATGGCTGGCGAGGACTTTGAATTCTGA